One window of the Synechococcus sp. CC9311 genome contains the following:
- a CDS encoding alpha/beta fold hydrolase, which yields MSASLLLLIHPIGVGLSSRFWDRFIRCWRAYDDTTTLLAPDLLGCGENEHSKQQIAPEDWAAPLIDLLREHNNTPAILVSQGASLPIALAVIKTAPELVGGLIAISPPSWRILEDSVPKMQSQLLWRLLFQGPIGSLFYRYARRRTFLKSFSTNNLFASNENVDAEWLDTLEQEAANMTTRWATFSFLAGFWRRNWTKQWQDIKQPVWLLFGQEATGIGRSKHWDDAQDRINTYAQQMPNASSATIRGRNVLPYESTTECVTQLQSWLLHN from the coding sequence TTGAGCGCATCTCTCCTGCTCCTCATTCATCCCATTGGCGTTGGCTTATCCAGTCGATTTTGGGATCGATTCATCAGGTGTTGGCGAGCCTATGACGACACAACTACCTTGCTCGCACCTGACCTACTCGGTTGCGGAGAGAACGAGCATTCAAAACAACAGATTGCCCCCGAGGATTGGGCGGCACCACTGATCGATCTTCTGAGAGAACACAACAACACCCCAGCAATCCTTGTCTCACAAGGAGCCTCCCTTCCGATTGCTTTAGCTGTAATCAAGACCGCACCTGAACTCGTTGGTGGCTTGATCGCGATCAGCCCACCAAGTTGGCGCATTCTTGAGGACTCCGTTCCAAAAATGCAATCTCAACTCCTCTGGCGATTGCTGTTTCAAGGACCAATCGGATCTCTGTTTTACCGCTATGCACGCCGCCGTACATTTTTAAAATCATTTTCAACCAATAATTTATTTGCAAGCAACGAAAATGTTGATGCTGAATGGCTCGACACGCTGGAACAAGAAGCAGCAAACATGACAACACGCTGGGCAACATTTTCCTTTTTAGCTGGTTTTTGGAGACGCAACTGGACCAAGCAATGGCAAGACATCAAGCAACCTGTATGGCTGCTATTCGGGCAGGAGGCAACTGGCATTGGCCGTTCCAAGCATTGGGATGATGCACAAGATCGCATCAACACTTATGCGCAGCAGATGCCGAATGCTTCGAGCGCAACGATTCGTGGGCGAAACGTTCTTCCCTATGAATCAACTACTGAGTGTGTAACCCAACTTCAAAGCTGGTTGCTACACAATTAA
- the sodC gene encoding superoxide dismutase family protein translates to MYRLGALLALCLALLMPATVQASTIEVTINSINTEGIGESIGTISARDTDQGLVIIPELSGLSEGEHGFHLHAGDQCAPQTNSEGASIAGLAALGHWDPDQTNTHLGPFGNGHRGDLSRLVVDRDGNTTTSVVAPRLKASDLRGRALVVHAGGDTYSDTPPLGGGGARIACGVGS, encoded by the coding sequence ATGTACCGACTTGGTGCACTCTTGGCTCTGTGCCTGGCATTGCTAATGCCTGCCACCGTGCAAGCCAGCACGATTGAGGTCACGATTAATAGCATCAACACCGAGGGAATCGGTGAATCCATCGGCACAATTAGTGCCCGGGATACAGACCAAGGCTTGGTGATTATTCCTGAACTCAGTGGCTTGAGCGAAGGCGAGCATGGTTTCCACTTGCATGCTGGAGATCAGTGCGCTCCACAAACCAACTCCGAAGGGGCCTCCATTGCAGGTCTGGCAGCTCTCGGACATTGGGATCCAGACCAAACCAACACCCATCTCGGACCATTTGGGAATGGCCATCGCGGCGATCTCAGTCGATTAGTGGTGGACCGAGATGGCAACACCACAACAAGCGTTGTGGCACCAAGACTTAAGGCCTCCGATCTTCGCGGCCGCGCTCTTGTGGTGCATGCAGGGGGAGACACCTACTCCGACACGCCCCCCCTAGGAGGAGGCGGTGCACGCATTGCCTGCGGTGTGGGGTCTTGA
- a CDS encoding glycosyltransferase family 2 protein, which produces MNLIQIVALVAGVTALAAGIGLSILRVGLQRVFASAPTLWKNNDELVTDTSLTVVIPAFNEANNIEGCLTHVLMSDKPCSHWEVLVVDDQSSDDTVKIAEQTIGTVARADQPVAAVLQAGPRPKGERWVGKNWGCSQAMERIRTEWVLFIDADVTLTPDAILRALQQSINEKADLFSLAPRLSCGCLAEWMVQPIIASLLGLGFPILEANDPDSKVAFAAGPFMLFRRSSYNSIGGHRALAGEVVEDLALARRIKEGGFRLRYVLGIDAVDLQMYANFEALWEGWSKNWFLGLDRSISKSLGAGGVVLLMFTLPWLLVPTSLTMALLSNHDQILWLIDAGFGLIAILMQLSVRLWTQARFSVPLRHWWLMGIGGVIIGLIAPTSVWKSLTGRGWTWKGRSLAEDQAL; this is translated from the coding sequence TTGAACCTGATCCAGATTGTGGCTTTGGTTGCAGGAGTCACAGCTCTAGCGGCTGGAATAGGCCTAAGCATCCTTCGCGTAGGCCTACAACGCGTCTTTGCCTCAGCTCCCACGCTCTGGAAAAACAACGATGAGCTCGTCACCGACACCAGTCTCACCGTTGTCATCCCAGCCTTCAACGAGGCGAACAACATTGAGGGTTGCCTGACTCACGTGCTGATGTCTGACAAGCCTTGTTCTCACTGGGAAGTGTTGGTTGTCGACGATCAGTCCAGCGACGACACAGTCAAGATTGCGGAACAGACGATCGGTACCGTCGCTCGTGCTGACCAACCCGTTGCAGCCGTTCTCCAAGCTGGCCCGCGACCGAAAGGAGAGCGCTGGGTGGGGAAAAACTGGGGTTGCAGCCAAGCCATGGAGCGGATCCGAACCGAATGGGTGCTGTTCATCGACGCAGATGTGACCTTGACGCCCGATGCCATCCTTCGCGCACTGCAGCAGAGCATCAACGAAAAGGCCGATTTGTTCAGCTTGGCTCCACGCCTGAGCTGTGGATGTCTTGCCGAATGGATGGTCCAACCCATCATTGCGAGCTTGTTAGGACTCGGATTTCCGATCCTTGAAGCCAACGACCCTGACTCAAAGGTGGCCTTTGCTGCAGGCCCTTTCATGTTGTTCCGCAGAAGCAGCTACAACTCCATCGGCGGCCATAGGGCCCTCGCAGGAGAGGTTGTGGAGGATCTGGCCTTGGCGCGTCGGATTAAGGAGGGGGGATTCCGCTTGAGATACGTCCTTGGAATTGATGCCGTCGACTTACAGATGTACGCCAATTTCGAGGCTCTCTGGGAAGGCTGGAGCAAGAACTGGTTTCTTGGTCTAGATCGCAGCATCAGCAAATCCCTGGGTGCTGGAGGTGTGGTGCTGTTGATGTTCACGCTGCCATGGCTACTTGTACCGACCAGCCTGACGATGGCGTTGCTGAGCAACCACGATCAGATCCTATGGCTCATTGATGCGGGTTTCGGATTGATTGCAATCTTGATGCAGCTCAGCGTTCGCCTCTGGACCCAAGCCCGTTTTTCGGTGCCTTTACGACACTGGTGGCTGATGGGCATAGGCGGAGTGATCATCGGGCTGATCGCACCCACTTCCGTTTGGAAAAGCTTGACGGGTAGGGGCTGGACCTGGAAAGGACGCTCCCTTGCCGAGGATCAGGCGCTCTAG